The following are encoded in a window of Fusarium falciforme chromosome 11, complete sequence genomic DNA:
- a CDS encoding Pectinesterase: MFTSSLLLVSSLVAGAFAAARTEAPSGAIVVGEGGDFSSIQEAVNSISGPDSIIFVKPGTYEEQVLIPESAGALTIYGYTEDDQDYSKNQVTLTHSLGADEAGNNDSSGTLRAKNNGLKVYNINVANSRGKGVQAIALSAYGDEQGYYGCQFTGYQDTILTNKGKHYFHASYVEGATDFIFGQESVAWFEQCDIGVVAKGYITANGRDSAENPSYYVINKSVVKAAGAGDGETYLGRPWREFARVVFQNTELGSVVNSAGWLPWGDNPTNNVEYGEFGNTGAGASGDRASFSKQLSAAVSIDEILGSTSWIDSSYVSGTGSSEQPSSGDSSPETEEPATAVPTAAAPTTAAEAVEPVVDEQTSAAAAVPTGADEAVNPAPVDATSAQEVADPVVTQPADNNNAGNNNGNDWWNGAQSTWNWGGFFPQMDKQNPTTLQTLVRQTEAAEVNTALPEEVNTPVAEAPVETPTEAVEAAEPAASASAVPASSDDDCSGTPDGFASLNGGTTGGKGGEVVVVSTQEDLEKYAGSEGKYVIKVKGTITITPKGKEVEVKSDKTIVGIGADAEINEGGFIVKSQRNIIFRNLKIGNTYVEGDEEGKTQDFDGIQMDTCENIWIDHVHLEKGGDGLIDSRKDTTFLTVSWTILRNHNKAFGIGWTDNVVTEMTIHHNYFDSTTQRNPSVDNVKHAHLYNNYLVGQTSYGHYARGSTEMRLENCYFENVKNPITADSTAKLNQSGSVFKSTKGTTAKNTGDVFDPKEFYEYTADAAEDVPKIVSEGAGRQASICPA, translated from the exons ATGTTtacctcttctctccttctcgtGTCATCTCTGGTGGCCGGCGCTTTTGCCGCTGCCCGAACCGAAGCCCCCAGTGGTGCCATTGTTGTTGGTGAAGGTGGCGATTTCTCTTCGATCCAGGAAGCCGTCAACTCCATCTCCGGCCCCGACTCTATCATTTTCGTCAAGCCTGGAACCTACGAGGAGCAGGTTCTCATTCCCGAATCTGCTGGAGCTCTTACCATCTACGGATACACCGAGGATGACCAGGATTACTCCAAGAACCAGGTCACTCTCACCCACAGCCTCGGAGCCGATGAGGCTGGAAACAACGACTCGTCTGGTACGCTGCGAGCCAAGAACAACGGCCTCAAGGTGTACAACATCAACGTCGCTAACTCGCGAGGCAAGGGTGTTCAGGCCATTGCCCTGAGCGCCTACGGTGATGAGCAGGGTTACTACGGCTGCCAGTTCACTGGTTACCAAGACACCATTTTGACAAACAAGGGCAAGCACTACTTCCACGCCAGCTATGTCGAGGGCGCCACCGACTTCATCTTTGGCCAAGAGTCGGTTGCTTGGTTTGAGCAGTGCGATATCGGCGTTGTCGCCAAAGGCTATATCACTGCCAACGGTCGTGACAGCGCGGAGAACCCTTCCTACTACGTCATCAACAAGTCAgttgtcaaggctgctggTGCCGGAGATGGCGAGACCTACCTCGGTCGCCCGTGGCGAGAGTTTGCCCGAGTTGTCTTCCAGAACACCGAACTCGGCAGTGTCGTCAACTCTGCTGGTTGGCTTCCCTGGGGTGACAACCCCACCAACAACGTCGAGTACGGCGAGTTTGGAAACACTGGCGCCGGTGCCAGCGGTGACCGtgccagcttctccaagcaGCTCAGCGCCGCTGTGTCCATTGACGAAATCCTTGGTTCCACCTCTTGGATTGACTCAAGCTATGTCAGCGGCACTGGTTCCTCTGAGCAGCCCAGCAGCGGCGATTCTTCCCCTGAGACCGAGGAGCCTGCTACCGCTGTCCCCACTGCCGCTGCCCCCACTACTGCTGCCGAGGCTGTTGAGCCCGTCGTTGACGAGCAGAccagcgctgctgctgctgtcccTACTGGTGCTGATGAAGCTGTCAACCCTGCCCCTGTTGACGCCACATCTGCTCAAGAGGTTGCCGATCCAGTTGTGACCCAGCCAGCTGACAACAACAACGCCGGCAACAACAATGGAAACGACTGGTGGAACGGTGCTCAGTCTACCTGGAACTGGGGTGGTTTCTTCCCTCAAATGGACAAGCAGAACCCTACCACTCTCCAGACTCTTGTTCGACAGaccgaggctgctgaggTCAACACCGCTCTGCCGGAAGAGGTCAACACTCCCGTTGCTGAAGCTCCCGTTGAAACTCCTACTGAGGCTGTAGAGGCCGCTGAGCCTGCCGCCTCCGCTTCTGCTGTTCCCGCCTCTTCCGACGATGACTGCAGCGGCACCCCCGATGGCTTCGCTTCCCTGAACGGAGGAACTACCGGTGGCAAGGGCGGAGAAGTCGTCGTTGTTTCCACCCAGGAGGATCTTGAGAAGTATGCCGGCTCGGAGGGCAAGTACgtcatcaaggtcaagggaaccatcaccatcacccccaagggcaaggaggtcgaggtcaAGTCTGACAAGACTATTGTGGGTATTGGTGCCGACGCCGAGATCAACGAGGGTGGCTTTATTGTCAAGAGCCAGCGCAACATCATTTTCCGAAACCTCAAGATCGGCAACACCTACGTCGAGGGtgatgaggagggcaagaccCAGGACTTTGATGGTATCCAGATG GACACCTGCGAGAACATCTGGATTGACCACGTTCACCTCGAGAAGGGCGGTGATGGCCTCATTGACAGCCGAAAGGACACGACCTTCCTGACCGTCTCCTGGACTATTCTCCGCAACCACAACAAGGCCTTCGGTATTG GCTGGACCGACAACGTCGTCACGGAAATGACCATCCACCACAACTACTTCGACTCAACCACCCAGCGCAACCCCTCGGTCGACAACGTCAAGCACGCCCATCTCTACAACAACTACCTTGTCGGCCAGACCTCATACGGCCACTACGCCCGCGGAAGCACCGAGATGCGCCTCGAGAACTGCTACTTCGAGAATGTCAAGAACCCCATCACGGCCGACAGCACCGCCAAGCTCAACCAATCTGGCAGCGTCTTCAAGAGCACCAAAGGCACCACTGCCAAGAACACTGGCGATGTGTTTGACCCCAAGGAGTTTTACGAGTATACTGCCGATGCTGCTGAGGATGTTCCCAAGATTGTTAGTGAGGGCGCTGGCCGACAGGCGAGCATTTGCCCTGCTtaa